The sequence CCCAGTCAATACTTCGCATGCCGAGCAAGGTTAATAAAACAAGAAAAATGAGAGGTGTTGCTCGACCAAGGCCATGAACAAGACCGAGCCAGCCCCCAGTGATAACAGAGCCAGTAGAAGCGATGTATGTAAGAAGAACATAGAAGGCGGGGTTTGGGCATCCGATACCCGCATTACCGAGAAACATTCCAAGAAAAAATGTTTTTGCATATCCTTCTTTAATCCACGTACTTTTACTGTGTCCAAATGAAGGAAGTGGCACATGTAAAAGTTCAAGCTCAGAGAGAGCAAAAATGAGTGCCATTGACCCTGCTATGACAAACATAACTCTCGTAAACTGGTCTAGCCCGAAATATCCTCCAAGAAATGCAGTTACGACACCATAGAGTGCGAGTGTGGTAGCAAGCCCAACTCCAAATGCCACTGAAATGCCCAGTGCCTTGCTCGTGCTTTTTTCTTTTACAGCAAGGGGCACTATGACAAATGCAAGTGGCAGTGTACAGGGGAGAAATATCATTGAAAGACCAGCGGCGTACGATAGAAACACTGACACCGAGTTGTCACTTTGTGTCGCAAGCCATAAAAGCCCTATGCTTATGACAAGGAAAAATAAAAACGCCAGAATTCCTATAAATTTTCTACTCATGAATATTGCATTTTTCACATTTGCCAATAATTTGCCTTGATGAGTAGTAGATAATCACTAAAAATAGTATTAGAGTTATTGCAAAGATCCACCACTGATATGTTACAAGCAGACCTACTGCTCCGAAGCCCAAAAATCCAAAAAGTGAAGCTACGCACATTGGACACGATGCGGCTCCAAATATGGAAGCTGCAGTAACAGATGTACCACCTAGACCTCCACGTCCAACCGAAGCAAGATTTATACTTTCTCTCTTTGATTGTTTGTAGGTAAAATATTTCATTATTATGAAAAGTGAGCTAAGTAGCGCAAGTAGCGTGAGGACTACGTAGTCACTAAACGTATATAAACCAAACTGTAACTTGAGTGTGTTTGAAGGTACGAATATTACCGGTATTGCTACAAATAATACAGCAGAGAGTATTGTAATTGGAATAAAAAGAATGCGATATACACTCTCTTGCATTGTTATTTTGGTGGCGTCAATAATAGTACTCAAATACTTCATAAATATTGTGGAAAAAGTTTTATCCGCTCTTTCAAAGGCATCTTTTTTTGCAGTAATTATTGATATATTCCTCGTGTCAAAAGTATACCAAAAATTTAAACCTGTTTGGTATAAAGAGTTTCGACCCTTACAGTTTCAGCCTGCCTGCGCAGACAGGTACAGGTTGTTGATATTTTTACAAAATATCTGGCAACCTTTTCGAGCTCTGTCCGAAAAATTGTGTAAAACAAAAAAGTGCCAAAAGGCACTATTTGTTTACAAGCTCCGCTGGGTGGACGACGTTCGAACCTCTTGTTTTGTATAAAAAAGAAAGACCGTAGGGCGAACCATGCGGTCTTTTTATGAACTCAAGCTGTGCCAAGAAAATCCGAGTCGGACGGAAGTATATCCTCCTGCATATTCTCGATGCTAAATGCCCGACATGCTGCAGCAACCATATGGGATACACATTCGTCATACCACGGCTGGACACCACTTGCCGCGACAACGATACCATCCAAAACAACGCTTCCGTAGTGCTTGGTGTCGACTCCTGTCAGAATATAGGGCATCGTTTCTTGGACTATGTGTGTCGGAAGTTTTGTCCACCACGAGATTTGTGCTTTGGATCGGGCAATTTTAGCATAGTCATGCTCCCAATTTTCCGTGTTACCAAGCGATACTTCATATAGGATAGCAGACTTGAAAGTCACCCTATTTCTGTTAATTGGCATCGCAGCAGGGTCCATCACCACTATGTGAAGATGGTCCCGCTTAAACAGTTTGCAACCCATTGCGGTATAGATTATGGGCTCCACCATCTCGACAGCCTGTTTGGCTACATCAGCTGTAAGTAAATAACTCATTTTGTCACCTCATTGGAGTCAAAAAACAAAACTGCCGTATGGCAGATTGGAATATCTATAACATATCTTTCAAATTTTGTCAGCT comes from Patescibacteria group bacterium and encodes:
- a CDS encoding cytochrome C biogenesis protein, which translates into the protein MSRKFIGILAFLFFLVISIGLLWLATQSDNSVSVFLSYAAGLSMIFLPCTLPLAFVIVPLAVKEKSTSKALGISVAFGVGLATTLALYGVVTAFLGGYFGLDQFTRVMFVIAGSMALIFALSELELLHVPLPSFGHSKSTWIKEGYAKTFFLGMFLGNAGIGCPNPAFYVLLTYIASTGSVITGGWLGLVHGLGRATPLIFLVLLTLLGMRSIDWVGRASRNLHIWTGTSLTIAGAFILTYGLFGMAWWEDSIFHASWNKFIFNIAPNLAEAINHPVAEGILEGSFATGWWFLIIFILIPLIWYKFRHGVANIKFWVIALLLVTLGITASTGIIKAEHSHGVNVEDNHTHDNN